From one Pseudobdellovibrionaceae bacterium genomic stretch:
- a CDS encoding thymidine phosphorylase: MPAELIKKKRRGEEHTNEELDFLVNQFTAGKIPDYQMAAWLMAVCFQGMGDVETATFTRFMRDSGKVLDFSHLGRPVVDKHSTGGVGDKTSLIVAPLASACGVPVAMIAGRGLGHTGGTLDKLESIPGFSVQVTLDEFQTRVAEYGLALVGQTDDICPADKKLYALRDVTGTVESLPLICGSIMSKKLAEGLSGLVLDVKFGSGAFMKTLDQARELATLLKSIGEHNGVKVVALLTNMNQPLGRAIGNALEVEECLSIMRGEREEYFADTRELSLELASWMVVLGGICPTIGDARQLAEDKLESGEALNAFEALCARQGAPKTGPLAKASIVEDVCACDNGFISTMNTEAIGVSSLLLGAGRFSSSDVIDMGTGIECMRKVGDQVAKGDTLFVLHANSSKRIEEVRSKLIAAVSLSSDLPKPEKLIAEILS; encoded by the coding sequence ATCCCTGCAGAGCTGATTAAAAAGAAGCGTCGAGGCGAAGAACATACCAATGAAGAATTGGACTTCCTGGTCAATCAATTTACTGCCGGAAAAATTCCCGACTATCAAATGGCCGCATGGTTAATGGCTGTTTGCTTCCAGGGGATGGGCGATGTGGAAACCGCTACTTTCACCCGTTTTATGCGAGACTCGGGTAAGGTTCTTGATTTCTCACACCTGGGCCGCCCGGTTGTGGATAAACACAGTACCGGAGGAGTTGGCGATAAAACTTCTTTGATCGTCGCACCTCTTGCTTCAGCCTGCGGCGTTCCGGTGGCCATGATTGCCGGACGGGGGCTTGGTCACACTGGTGGCACCCTGGATAAACTGGAGAGCATTCCCGGATTTTCCGTGCAGGTGACCCTCGATGAATTTCAAACCCGAGTCGCCGAGTATGGTCTTGCCCTCGTCGGCCAAACGGATGACATTTGCCCTGCCGACAAAAAGCTCTATGCGCTCAGAGATGTAACAGGGACCGTGGAGTCTCTGCCTCTTATTTGCGGCAGTATCATGTCCAAAAAGCTCGCCGAGGGGCTTTCAGGATTGGTTCTGGATGTTAAGTTTGGCAGTGGCGCATTTATGAAAACGCTGGATCAAGCGCGAGAACTGGCGACACTGCTTAAATCTATTGGTGAACACAACGGCGTCAAAGTGGTGGCCCTCTTGACCAACATGAATCAACCCCTTGGCCGGGCGATTGGCAATGCCTTGGAAGTTGAGGAATGTCTGTCCATTATGCGTGGCGAACGAGAAGAATATTTTGCAGACACCCGTGAGTTGAGCTTGGAGTTGGCCTCGTGGATGGTCGTCTTAGGCGGGATTTGCCCGACCATCGGCGACGCCCGGCAATTAGCTGAAGACAAGCTCGAATCCGGCGAGGCGCTTAATGCCTTCGAAGCCCTGTGCGCGAGACAAGGGGCTCCCAAAACCGGGCCGCTCGCCAAGGCCTCAATTGTTGAGGATGTGTGCGCCTGTGATAATGGATTTATCTCGACAATGAACACCGAAGCCATCGGCGTCAGCTCTTTGCTACTTGGAGCCGGCCGCTTTTCATCATCCGATGTCATTGATATGGGAACAGGTATTGAATGCATGAGGAAGGTCGGAGACCAAGTTGCCAAAGGCGACACCCTTTTTGTTCTTCACGCCAACTCAAGCAAGCGCATTGAAGAGGTGCGGAGCAAGCTCATCGCGGCTGTGTCTCTATCCTCAGATCTGCCGAAGCCGGAAAAACTAATTGCAGAAATTCTTTCTTAG
- the deoC gene encoding deoxyribose-phosphate aldolase translates to MTPGSSFAQLIDHTLLRPEATWADISRHCNEAITHGFYAVCVNSFWIPNCHELLAGKNVKICATVGFPLGASSTSVKSFEAAWCRDIGADEIDMVINIGAIKSRQTKAVEEDILHVVAASTPAKVKVILETSLLTDLEKKLACEIAKGAGAAFVKTSTGFLGTGASEEDVKLMRSVVGHELGVKASGGIHDLKTLQRMVSAGASRIGTSSGVAIVTGKRVTKGEY, encoded by the coding sequence CTGACGCCCGGCAGCTCTTTTGCCCAGCTTATTGATCACACCCTGCTGAGGCCTGAAGCCACCTGGGCGGACATCAGCCGCCACTGTAATGAAGCCATTACCCACGGCTTCTACGCTGTCTGTGTAAACTCCTTCTGGATTCCCAATTGCCACGAGTTGCTCGCCGGTAAAAATGTCAAGATTTGCGCCACCGTGGGATTCCCCTTGGGAGCCTCCTCCACGTCTGTTAAGTCGTTTGAAGCAGCATGGTGTCGTGACATTGGGGCAGATGAGATCGATATGGTCATTAATATTGGTGCCATTAAGTCGAGACAGACGAAAGCTGTCGAGGAGGATATTCTTCACGTCGTTGCGGCCTCAACTCCAGCAAAGGTGAAGGTGATTCTTGAAACTTCACTTCTCACAGATCTGGAGAAGAAACTGGCCTGTGAAATTGCCAAGGGAGCCGGCGCTGCCTTTGTCAAAACCTCGACTGGATTTCTTGGCACTGGAGCAAGTGAAGAGGATGTTAAACTCATGAGATCCGTTGTGGGTCATGAATTGGGTGTCAAGGCGAGCGGAGGAATTCATGATCTTAAGACACTGCAACGAATGGTAAGCGCCGGCGCCAGTCGCATTGGAACGAGCTCCGGAGTGGCGATTGTCACCGGCAAAAGAGTCACCAAAGGAGAATACTAG
- a CDS encoding acylphosphatase gives MKVCRQFLVSGLVQGVGFRAFTSREAGKLNIFGWVRNLADGRVEAIAFAPQDVLAEFEQKLRKGPLASRVEDLIVVDVEYDEILGPFFILDDGEAPWQ, from the coding sequence ATGAAGGTTTGTCGTCAGTTTTTAGTTTCAGGGCTAGTTCAGGGCGTCGGCTTCCGCGCCTTTACCTCTAGGGAGGCCGGTAAGCTGAACATCTTCGGTTGGGTTCGTAACCTGGCTGATGGTCGAGTCGAGGCGATCGCGTTTGCTCCCCAAGATGTTTTAGCTGAGTTTGAACAAAAGTTGCGCAAGGGACCTTTGGCATCTCGGGTGGAAGATCTTATTGTAGTAGATGTAGAGTATGATGAAATACTTGGCCCATTTTTTATTTTAGATGACGGGGAGGCTCCGTGGCAGTGA